A stretch of Triticum aestivum cultivar Chinese Spring chromosome 1D, IWGSC CS RefSeq v2.1, whole genome shotgun sequence DNA encodes these proteins:
- the LOC123173917 gene encoding non-classical arabinogalactan protein 31: MAVLAKCILVFSLSAVLLSLLGTSASAVGLPPPQSPVNFSIGVQGMVWCRTCRYSGYNADMEASPLQGAVVYLQCRHGPRRLKRVGGVTGQGGYFIIQSSQMASFTSKECKVYVESSSSAVCSLADQPAAGKGLPLKFESFVKQGDGLQALYSVGNFMFRPSDPNKCY, encoded by the exons ATGGCTGTGCTAGCCAAGTGCATTCTTGTGTTCTCCCTCTCCGCCGTGCTCCTCTCTCTACTTGGCACCAGCGCCTCCGCCGTGGGCCTGCCCCCGCCTCAGTCGCCGGTGAACTTCAGCATCGGCGTGCAGGGCATGGTCTGGTGCAGGACCTGCAGGTACAGTGGCTACAACGCCGACATGGAAGCCTCCCCGCTCCAAG GCGCGGTGGTGTACCTGCAGTGCCGGCACGGCCCACGGCGGCTGAAGAGGGTGGGAGGGGTGACAGGCCAGGGCGGCTACTTCATCATCCAGTCGTCGCAGATGGCGTCCTTCACCAGCAAAGAGTGCAAGGTGTACGTGGAGAGCTCGTCGTCGGCGGTGTGCAGCCTCGCCGACCAACCGGCCGCCGGCAAGGGGCTGCCGCTCAAGTTCGAGTCCTTCGTCAAGCAGGGCGACGGCCTGCAGGCGCTCTACTCCGTCGGCAACTTCATGTTCCGCCCCAGCGACCCCAACAAGTGCTACTGA